The Pigmentiphaga aceris DNA segment AGCACCAGCTGCGGCGCATCGACATCGGCAACCGGAATGCGCTGGGTGACGTCGCGGGTCAGGCCCTCGACAAAGCGATCTTCGAACAGGTTGGCAAGACGCTGCGTGCTGATCCGCAGCGAGCCGTGGAAGCTCTGCAGCTGGTCGGCCAGCAAGCGCCCTTCACTGGCCAAGTGCTGATGATTCGTCTCAAGGTTGGCCTGGCTCAGCGAGCGCAGCGCAAACAGGCAGCTGCCGCTGATGACAATGACCAGTACCAGCGTCAACGACGACGCCAACTGGCCGGCAATGCCGAAACGTTTTTGGAGCACGGGGAGATCCTTGGAATGCCGCGGCGCAGAGGCGGCTTGTAATAGCGAAGGATCTGCCACGTACCGACTGCGCGCGGTCTACGTGGAGTTCTACTCGTCCTTCAAGCACGTTAACGGCTGAAATTCCATGATCTGAATCAGGTATTTGTCAGAAAAGCTACCGTTCGTCTGAAAACTAGGGTTTACCCGTGATCAAAACATGGTGTGGCGCTATTGAAGTCGCATGATTTGCTGTACTTGATCTGCTGAGTTGTCTGTATCACTTGCCGATGCAGAACCGCGAGAAAATCACCCCCAGCAAGTCATCACTGGTAAACGCGCCCGTGATGCTCGTCAGCGCATCGTGCGCCAGTCGCAACTCTTCTGCGAACAAGTCCAGCACGCGGTCGCTTTGTGCTGCATGGGCATCGGCTTCGTCCAGGTGGTCTTGGGCCTTCAGCAACGCCTGCAGGTGGCGTTCGCGGGCCAGGTAAGGGCTCTCGGCACCTGGGTTCCATCCGGCAACTGCCAGCAGCGCCTGGCGCAGCGCATCCAGGCCGTCACCGGTGCGTGCAGAGATGGCCAAACGGATGGGTTCTGCATCTTGCGGCACGTCGGCAGGTTCACTGGCCGTTCCCATGCCCAATCTGTTGTCTGTGGGGTACGCAGCATCCGACGGACGGTTTGCGGCTCCCGTTCCCCACGCCGAGGCACCGAAGGTCTGGTCCGTCAGCAGATCCACCTTGTTGAACACCTGGAAGACCGGCGTGCGTGGCGGCAGTCTGCGCGCAATGTCCTCGTCCAGGGTTTCGGTCTGCGCCGTTGCATCTTGCAGATGGATGATCACATCCGCCTTGGCGATCTCTGCCCAGGTGCGCTCGATGCCCAGCCGCTCGACCGTGTCATCGGTCTCGCGCAGCCCTGCCGTGTCAACGATGTGCAGCGCCACGCCATCGATCACGATCTGCTGCACCACCTTGTCGCGCGTGGTGCCAGCAATCGGGGTGACGATCGCTACCTCATCCCCCGCCAGCGCATTCAGCAGACTCGACTTGCCCACGTTCGGCCGCCCGGCCAGCACCACATGCAGCCCTTCACGCAGAATCGCACCCTGACGTGCACGCGCCAGCAGCCTGACCAGTTCACTGCGAATCCCGGCCAGCGTGCGACGGGCGTCATACTTTTCCAGGAACTCGATCTCTTCTTCCGGGAAATCCAGCGTGGCTTCCACCAGCATGCGCAAGCCCACGATCTGATCGCCCAGCGCATTCACCTCGTGCGAAAACGCACCCGTCATCGACGCCACCGCACTGCGCGCGGCGGCCTCCGACGATGCATCGATCAGGTCGGCCACTGCTTCCGCCTGCGCCAGATCCAGCCGGTCATTCAGAAATGCACGGCGCGTGAATTCCCCGGGTTCGGCCAGCCGCAGGCCCAGCGCCTTGCCCGCTTCCAGACAGCGCGCCAGCAGCCGCCGCATCACCATCGGCCCGCCATGGCCTTGCAGTTCCAGCACGTGTTCGCCGGTGTAGGAGTGCGGAGCCTCGAAACGCAGCGCAATGCCTTCGTCGATGGCATTGCCGTCGGCATCCAGGAACGGCAGGAAATACGCATGACGCGCTTTCAATTCCGTGCGGCCAAGCAAGGCCTCGACCAGCGTGTCGATATTGCGTCCCGACACGCGAACGACACCAATGCCACCTCGTCCTGGGGCAGTGGCAATCGCAGCAATAGGGTCGTGGTCGGATGTCATTCGGGGCTCCGCAAATTCCAATGAAAAACCCCACGCGCCCAAAGGGCTGCGTGGGGTTTGAATCGTACACGGGGCATTCCTGGTTCGTTACGACTCTTCGCTGGCTCTCTGCAAACTTGGTGTGAAATCAAGCACCGAACCATCGATTCACAAGGGATC contains these protein-coding regions:
- the mnmE gene encoding tRNA uridine-5-carboxymethylaminomethyl(34) synthesis GTPase MnmE; amino-acid sequence: MTSDHDPIAAIATAPGRGGIGVVRVSGRNIDTLVEALLGRTELKARHAYFLPFLDADGNAIDEGIALRFEAPHSYTGEHVLELQGHGGPMVMRRLLARCLEAGKALGLRLAEPGEFTRRAFLNDRLDLAQAEAVADLIDASSEAAARSAVASMTGAFSHEVNALGDQIVGLRMLVEATLDFPEEEIEFLEKYDARRTLAGIRSELVRLLARARQGAILREGLHVVLAGRPNVGKSSLLNALAGDEVAIVTPIAGTTRDKVVQQIVIDGVALHIVDTAGLRETDDTVERLGIERTWAEIAKADVIIHLQDATAQTETLDEDIARRLPPRTPVFQVFNKVDLLTDQTFGASAWGTGAANRPSDAAYPTDNRLGMGTASEPADVPQDAEPIRLAISARTGDGLDALRQALLAVAGWNPGAESPYLARERHLQALLKAQDHLDEADAHAAQSDRVLDLFAEELRLAHDALTSITGAFTSDDLLGVIFSRFCIGK